The window AAACACATGTCTACAAGCAGAGTTTTTCCTAGGTTAATTCACTGTGCCTGGACCTTATTCAGCTTAAACATAGATTTGCTGCATTCTGAGGTGGGTTTTTTCAGGGCAGTGAATGCAttaccaaaccaccaccactaccaccaccaccaccacccttcctgTCTTCACCCTCAGTTTCCCAGTCCTGTCCTTTTTACATTTTCCTTTTGCAAGAGATCATAACATTGTAACCCAATGAAAATACCATTTCTGGTTTATTCACAGTTATCCAGTGATTTGTGCAGCCTGAAAATTCAGATAAATGAGATTTGCTGTGAATGATTTATACTGGAACAGTGTTATGATTGACttatttttattatgtgaaaTGTTCTGGTTTTGTACCAGATCACATTAAAAAGATTGCTAGACTGGTGTCATGTCATGAGTTGAAAGAGGCTGTCTTGCAGCTGGAGGAGTCGGGATTAATTCCTATTGTAGAACTCCGGCATAATACAGCATGGACTTCTAAAGCCTAGGTTCAGAAGTAACTGGTTGTCCTTTTGAGACAAATAGTTCTGCACAGACCATTTCAGCCTTTCATCTTCCATCATTTCATCTTGCTCATTGCTTTGGATTATTCATGGGTCACTGTGACCATTTCACATTTTGGTCATTTCACATGACCCTATCAATCTGTGGCAGCTATGATTTAGTCGCCCCTGCTGGCTTTTAGCAATTCTGCTACAGACTGTGTTGGTCATATtctatttaaaagatttatatcccTCACCTTCACAGaatctcagggtggcttacaaaattaaaaatcaacaataaaaacaataagcaATCAACAACATacctgaaaacaatttaaaaacacagaccAAAGTACAACAATAAAACCACAGATACTAGGGCAAGAAAAGCCAGGACAGTTTAGCTCACTGATGTAAAAGCTTGCCCTAAACAGTGCCATCTTTACCAAATGTCTAAAACagggtgtcagcaatctggccacccagagggAAGtacaggaagatagtccacaatacaaactgggctgcagataTGAAACATGGCTcggaatagttctttatatcaggctcgggctgaaagctcgACACGAGgattgacaaatgttgtcttccagcagctaacagaaagctgctggcgtgctttatagtccaagctgataactctcagttggcagggattcaaggcttatcagccctctgcaagaggtgtttactcctcctgatagcttccagctgtgctctccgccttgtgacacgccattgctgtggagtcagtgggggttgcctgcacagatcatcttctagtctgtctttcgctgtctctgctgcctcagactgctgtgcatgctctgaaacatcagctggaccttcctcagccatctcttgggaactgacagctgggctctgcccctcaggcacccctgcatcagctgaaaggctgtcagcttccccttcctcctcgatATCTGAGATTGAGGGCGTGACACAGGGGAGGAAGCAAGCCAATTGAGCCTCTCTAAGGACAGCATTCCAAAGAAAGGGGCCACAACAGAAAAAGCCCTACACTGCATGGCTGTCAAACAGGCCTCAGCTGCAGGTGGCACATGCTGGAAGACCTCTCTATCCAATCTTAGAGGGCAGGCAGATTTGGGTGGGAGAAAGTGATCCTTCAGATACCCTGATCCTAAACCCAAAAGTGCTTTAAAGGTCATCACCAGCATCTTGCATTGCACCCAGAGTCAAAATGGAAACTAATATAGCTCAAGAAGAATTGGTGTAATATGATACTTTGATGCATTTTAGTCCAGTTTTCGTTTCTAGAGgaacttcaagggcagcctcacatagagtgcattatagtaatgCACGTTACAGGTTACAACAGGGACATAGATAAATCTAAACAAATGTGACTGCTGGTCCAAGAACTGACATAGCTTGAACCGCAACCCAAGATGGGCAAACGTCTCCTGAGCCATAGCAGACACCTGGCCATCCAGCTATAATGCTGGACTAAGCAAGACTTCCAAACTGCAAAGCTGCTCTTTCAAGGCCAGCTCCTCCAAGAACAAGTTGATACACCAGCTCCAGAGCAGTAGTTCTCCTGAACAGAAGAGTCTCTGTCTTGCCcagatttaatttcagcttgttagcCCACATTCCAACTCTTCACAGCCTGGGTTGGAACCAGATACTGGTTCAGTACCTCCACTGCTTCTCCAGTTGGGGCTGGCACAGATATATACAACTGGGTATTATCCTCACTTTCAACACCAAACCCACAAATGACTTCCCCCAGATGAGGTTAAACAGCCTGGGAGGCAGAATAGGACCTCTATCAAGCATGTGTTAGAGGCAGCATGGATTGGCTTTTGATATCCATTTGCAACTGTAAATTATGTAGCTGCCATAGGAGGGGAaggttgtgtgaactggccctcagTCTGTCTAGACTTTCTTCCATCCACATACAATATATCTACTGTTTACATGACCACATATCTCAGGATCACTGCTGGTTTTACTTTTTTCAACAGACTTCAAATGTTTCTCCCAAACATATGAAGAGATGCCAAAGTGATTCAAGGGCTTCTATAACCAGTTTCTATAACTATTTTCCCAGCTGAGAATGAGAAAGCCAGTAAATCAAATGTACCAAAATCACAACCACAATTTCAGGAGTGTCCAGTTTGTAACTTTTCTTTCTGCAAGGACTATGGAAAGGGTTTTCTTATTTCAGAGGAGATTTAGGTTTCCAGATGTTTACCTCCTCTGAAGATAATAATCAGTGGGTCAAATGCTGCAATGATCTCTGCTCATGGATGGCCTCTCTGCCTTATTCCTGGGAAGTCCCTCCTCccactgcagtcctatgcaccaCATCCCACATTATTCCCAAGTTCCCCCAACACTCAGGAGCATCTTTTCAGGCAGCTCAGTAGGCTGCAGTGGAGAGAAGGTGGTGAGAAAAGATCCCTTACATGAGAGTCACTGTATTCACCCAAGTGTGGATACAATCCATGGTGTGTTTTCAGTGTTCGTTTGGAACTGTAGACAGTAATTAGTTTCCTTAGTCAAAGCACTTGCCCATATCACCTTTCTTATTTCCCAGAAGGAATGTCAGCTATAATATTCCTGAAGTTTCCCAGCCACTTTGCCCTCATGGAGATCAAGTTTCAAAGCAACCTCCAacaaaatgtgcaaaatacagCAGGTATGCATGAATAAGCAATGCAACTTAAGCAGTGTGACTTAATAATTCACAATAGGCATCACAAAGAGTGCAAGTTGGTCCCTTCTGGTTTTGAACTTCAATACAAATAGACACTGTATGTACATGCTATAGACAGGTTTACCTTTAACAAAGCCTTCGGGGTCCATTTCTATCAGTGGTGTAGTTTTGTCACATCCAGACATAGTTGTTCCACCGTTGGGATAAAAGTCAAGATCACCAGTTGCATTCACCATCCCATATCCTAAAATACATTCATGATATAGTAAGTGGTTTGGTCAGATATGTATCCATTCAACAGAAATGCATGTGTTTTTGACAATTACCAATAGTGGGGAAACTGCCAGCATTGGTATGTATGACATCCACAAATTCAGCATCAGAAGGATCCAGCCTGACCATAGGAGGGAAACCTTCAAAACAGAGCCCAGCTGGGTCCAAGCCTATGCCAACATAAGAGAATTTAGTTAGGAATGAGGAAATCTGATTCAGAAGAAATGAAATCACCCAGACATGCTAATATTTAAAAATACACGGAAAGTATTCTCCTAGATTAGGTATTACACAGACTGTAATGAAGAGAgcagctgatatccagactaagttactcaaaagTACTACTCCAAAGTTACTCTAAAGAATTCCTTTCTTtcaacaggacttccagtgaataatttagtcaggattatTCTGACTATTCTGTTCTGAACTTCAGGAAAGGTTTTGGGCCAGTACATATATGAAATAGGTGTATGTTGCAAGCgcacctgctctctcctcccttcttgcACACAAGTGTTTCAGTGTTCAGTAAGACTATCTAATGTAGACTGAGAAACTGAATAATGTTTTGCCCTATCTTTATCTAAGAGCACATTCTTTCAAATGGCCCATCCCTCCACATTAGTCTTACTGTGTGAGCACCAGAAAGCACTGGCAACTGGATTACAGGTAAACCAATCAGCACACATTAGTTGTGCCACATTTTTCTAGACTGATATATAATCATTCAGCTattatgctgtatgtgcattcagatgtctgtacacaggtacatgtttttgtgtgaacgactatacctgcattcattttagaagtgaacctggatacaggtccctcATATCcatggaagtgtactgctgtacctgtgtgcaacataacatgtgaagagaagtgaccggcccagagtcacccattcagccatgatactagctgggtgactctgggctggtcacttctctctcagcctaacctacttcacagggttgttgtgaggagaaacttaagtacgtagtacactgctctgggctccttggaggaagagcgggatataaatgtaaaaacaaacaaacaaacaattgtacctgtgtacagatctgtacctgtgtatactgtacacagattgtacaagtgctgaacataaatGTGACTAGGACTATTGTCATGCACTGATCATGTCATCCTATCCATTTGTCAAAGCTTATCACACTGTCTCTTTGAATAGCCTACCAGTTATTCTGCCGAGGCCTGGAAAAATTCTGTTAACACCTCGAAGTCTTCTTCCTGCTTCTCCAGCAGTATGAGCCCCAAGACTATGGCCAATGAGGTGGATGTGGGCAGGGCAGTATGCATACATTTTCTAATAGTTCAATAACAGGAAATATGTTTGTATTTATGTATATACATTTAATAAGCAAAAATAAAATCCATATTTAAATTTTGCAGCATCAGTGGAGAGATCTGTTCCAGTTTCTTTGTTGATCTTCTTGAAACTGATCCTTTGTAAGACCTAAAATAATTTTACTGGGGCTTAAGATTAATAGCCTACATTCCCCAGAGTGTTGCAAGGCAGAGGAAGAGCTGTGCCCTCCCAGGGAGCTGGGAGACTAGCTGCGCTAAAGGCATCTGCGCATCCAAGTGCACAGGGAGCGGCATAGAGAAACTGTTTCCACTTCTCTGCCCTCTctgcaaaagccctgttcacttataaaaatatgtccctgagttttgtgcagccctcagggatacaTCTGTGGAAGCAACAAGGACCTTTTACAGGGAGGGGAGAAACTTGAAATTTGCTTCTCTGTCCCTTTCCCTGTGCCCTGGGCTGCCTGGCAAGACTTCCATGAGCTACTCTCCTGGCTCCCTGCAAGGGCAGATCTCTTGCTCTCCTCTTGTACTGTGGTGGAGAATGTGAGCCACTATATATGAGAGGGAAACTTCAGATGAATGAGCAAGTACGGATGTACACAAACCTGTTTGGGGGCTCTTTtaaggcctccgaaccagttttgAACgcagggggcatacctttaagagtgggggaggatgaccttactcctcctgctgcatttcccccaccggcgctccattttaaaagtgtccgtcggggtggcagtgtacctccctgccaccccgtgtcCACTTTGGCCGGAAGTAACAGGAAATACCTGGTGCGCATATGCACGCCGGACATGGGAAAGGGGTAagggcactctcccccacccttaaaggtatgccccccacctTTGAGCCACTCCCCGacttgttctgtgcacatccctatgagcaACGCCTTGCACAGTATgcatagtagggctgtgcaaagattcagctttCCAGTGTTGAAGCTGAATCATCTGCACATAGCCCCTTCTCCTGAAGGCAAGCAGCAGTTTCCAGTGCTTATCTCACTCCATGCAGAGTGGTCCTGTGCACAGCATCTGGGAGGGCTGTTAAGGAGATTCGGAACCATAGGGAGCCCATGtgacatcttggaaggcatgtggCAAAGCATGTGGGGAgcaatgggaaatgtagtccttcccagtgctttccccatcaaGCTCTGCACCCCCAGATGTGCCTGAAGGGCAACAGGACATCTGCAATATCACAAAAGGTGTGCTCTTGGTGTGCCACCTTTTTAATCATGTGAGGGGCGAATATGCTTGAAACTATGGCCCTTTGGTAAAGGTAACAGCTGTCCCTTTTACCATTACCTTGCAACACAATGTTGCATAGTATCATTTGCAGTGGCTAATGAGTTGCTTAGTAAATAAATTCTTAGTTCTGTATGATTTGTTAACTGTGCTAAAGCACAGATCAACATATATGCCAAGTCATTTTGGTCGGGTATAGTGCTAAATGAGGATAGGTTGTGTATTCGGCCTATAGACCTGTCATGTGCTCATGTCCAGGTCATTTTTGAAATTGGGAGCTTGCAGACAAGGACAGTAGTTCTATTATAGCCTTTCCTGAATCAATTTTGTCTAATTTTACCTAATTCATTGGTGCCAGCTAACTTACTCTCCCACCTTTACTCATTGTTAATTAGTCCCTTTCTTGTCAAATATAAACTCTAAACTCTCTGGAGAGAAATCAGCTCACTTCAGTAGTTATTGGTTCTAGCAGGGTACATTGGCAGTACAGAAATGATCCATGTCACACAGGTAGCAGAAAACGCTATGGTTCtcaccagctgttgctggtggtgtgtgtgtgtgtgtgtgtgtgtgtgagagagagagagagagtgtgtgtgagagagagagagatggtggggGAGGTGTTAGACTGTAATCCCTTTTGGAATAGGGAACCACTTTCTCATctcttgctatgtaaactggATGGGAGTGGTTCCCTGTGAGAATTGCAAAGTCATGCTAGATCACGGCTTCTCTTCAATGAACAAATATTTGATTTTTCTAGTGCAAGTTGTCCCAGCATACTAAAAAaatgccacccaccccaccacacacacacacacacacccctacccctgtTTACAACACAATATTGCATTACTTTTGTGATCTTAGGTTTCGTGCCACTTAACCTTCAAGCAGCAAAGGCAGCTTGTTTATAAACCTTGTAAGAATCCTGAGAATGTCCATTATCTGATCCACTCTTAACACAAATGATTCAAGCCTTCTAGGAATATAAAGCATCTGACTATTACAGCTAGTTGAACATACTCAGCTGACACAATTGGACTCATCTCCTTCCCAAATCTGGTATCCAGCTATGAAGCAAGATAAGTAACTTATAGTAAAACCATTCTTACTGTGAAGGTATTGATAAGATAAGCTATTTCAGCTCCTAGAACACGGGTGTTGCTTGAAGCAATGAAGTATGTGCATTTTGCTCCATCTTCCCAATCAACAGCAATACAGTTTATGTTTTCCACCTTCACCAGCAGCTGCAGTATACATATGATACATCAAAAGAAGTAACCTTTAGAAAATTGCTGAAAGATGCTCTGAGTCTATGGaatagagcgggatataaatcaaatccaaataAGTAAACAATTAAGTATATAAATAAAGGTTTATTAACATGATTTCACTCTATAATGTGGATGAAAATCCTTTAAAGGTTACTAAGTGGACCAAAGATACAGGCTGCTAACACAATTAAATGAGCTGACACTTGGTGGCTTTTTCCATATATTGCTGCATCTGTTAATATTAAAGAACTTAAAGGTAAGATACATACTAGATAGTATAAAACCTCTGCCACTCTACAGAGTATTAAATCAGATTATTCTCCCAAACTGCAGAGAAACTGTGGAGCTATAAGCCCATACTACCATATATAATGATCATATCCTAAAAAAACTCATTTGGGGCTCAAATTATTCAATGTATAAATGCTATTCTATTACTGGGTATACTATTAAATCGGATCCAACAGACGTTCTTGGGCCAGGCAACCTTATATTCCGGTTAGGCTGTCACATTTCCATTGACCTTATATGGGTGGGATCCTATACCTGTCCAGtacaagaagggagggggaaagaagaatTGAAACAATCCTAGAGAGGTGCAAACTTACCAGCCACTCTCCTAGCAACCATGGCAACACTGCCAACACATACCAGGCATGGCATACCAAGGATACCTTTATGAGGACCAGTGATGGTAGAATCTGATCCACACAAAGAGAGCCGAGGAGACTTTCCCATGATGGCAATACATTACACACAACCCTGATGACACATGGATGCCACAGCGCTTTCTACTGCCTGAGCTATTGGCAGAAACAGCTGCCAGGAAAGCTAGCACACAGAAGTCAAATCCCTTTATGTCACTCACACAGATACAACCTGCCAATAATTATGTTTTTGACTGCATTCGATGACAAGAAGAAATACAGCTCCCTTGTTAACAGGGAATAAACCTCAAGTTCCACCCCCCACCTGGGACATGGGTCCAAGTGTCCAAGTGCAGGAAAACACgtttcccccccccagggaaagAGCTAGGACAAGCCACAAGGAAAGCCCCAATTGCACTCAGGCAATGGCAGATGCTGGTAGCTCACTGCACAGAGACCTGGAATGGGAGCCAGGTTCAAGCCCAGCTGGAGGAATGGTATATGGAATataggctttggaatatgctccctactgaaatgatagcatctccttctctgtttgttttcaggaagaacctcaaaacTCTCCTgctttcacaggcttttaattagaattaattttaataattttaaaaccttgttttaatcTCTATCTGATTCTAtagtttttattgtcatgtattatAATTCGTAACTTTGaaatattttaagttttgtacaccacctagagatgtacatatcagacagAAAtaggattaaataaataaataagaccctgtataacaatataaaatcacaattaaaacaatgaatgCACAAAACAGGATAGattgtgaagctcttctcatgatcagtgagaagagcttctggcgggtctgcagggagagtgggcttatcaAATGTTCAGCCCTGGGCGgacagattggccacccacatgattgccagctccatcacagagccggtgggtgctgcagggatcgagggctgcaccccccccccagaagttccaggatgccctgcatgagtatgcggggcattctggggaggctgcttgtagcctcccagtcgggggtctacttgtgtgtcgccctgcactgcagcagcacacaagcaagaagacaaggttaacggagcacatGCTCCATTAATCGTGCTGAAGGGAAgtgtgttttaggtgggctagccaccttgggagcactgggctcgctcGTGACCCCAGTgcttcccacaatcactggaaagcaggctaagctcccttagcctgctttccagtgattgtgggaatagcctcatagtctcaaACAGCAAGAGTGAATAAAATATAACTCTCATACCAAACACAGCTCCACCACCCAACCGTATTTTCCAGTGCTGGTATATCCATGGATAACAAAGCGTGTTTTCCTTAATGGAGAGAAATAAGAGTTTCGGATAGTTGATATATTGGTGGCTGATATTTCCTGTTCAGAatgtaaaaacagaaataaaattcatttttaaaaaaaaaatttcaaaaacttcAAAACCAACATTTTCTCAGGTATCATCCTCATGAAGGTCCCCTAATCAGATTTCTCTGGATTTAAGTCCAGCAATGAATTTACCTATGTATTGGTAACTTCCATGAATTTACCTATGTGTTGGTCAGACAACTGCACAGGACAAAGCCTCTAACACCTGATGTTTTCCAACCTCAAATGTCCCATATTCTTCTGTGGCAATAATATATAGCTAGCTATAACATACTTGACAAATATATCCCCTCCTTGACATGTATCAGACTATACAGTGTCCAATGTATAAACATATGTTGAACTACAATGGACTATTGATTATGTATATATCCTTTTAGTGTGCAAATAACTTCATAATCTTCCCAATAATAATTCAGTCATACTTGAGATATTGAGTCATTGCCCTGACATCCGACAACTCAGGATCAAATCTACAATTCCATCTACTGGATAACTTACTATGATTCCAATTTTGATATTAATTTATTCTTAATCAGTGCTGGCAATTACTTTGGGCAATTGTTAACAAGCAGAGACCATGACTCAAAATGTTTGAGAATGTATGTTACTGAAGCTCAATGCATTTCATCCAAAAAGTCCTCCTTCTGGGGCCTCTATAATACTCAAACTTTCAAGAGACCTCTGTTAAAATTGTTCCTCACTAGCTTGAAACAAACTGCCTTTAAGTAGTATTCAAGCAAATCTGTGCTGTCTCACTGTGCCTGAAGGGGGCAGGCCCCACCCAGGGGAGCAGCCAAGCAGAGAGAGGAATTAAAGCCTGAAGACAGCAGGTTTGGGGGGAATTTAGGCCCAGACATGAGTACACTGGCACAGAGAGAGCTATCCTAAGAATATAAACCTGCCTGCAGGGTCTAACTGGAGGAAGCAGCTGGAGAACTTCCCTTAGGGCAGATTAATGAAACGGGAACAGACCAAGATGTAACAAGCCTGGGGTTGCCTGCCACTGTGTCCCACCGTGTTACCATTAAAGGTAAAGGAAACCATTATTACATCTTGAGCCCATACTCACAACATGAAGTACCCAGGAAGGAGAGAGTGAActcaggcagctcatgtcatctgaGCCACCAGGAGGCCACCCAACCTagctgctccagacctgggtagcccagatccattAACCAGGtaaaaagtaaggtaggaggaaaatggagCTAGTTCAACTTCAACATTTGGCCGTCTGTACTGCCACCGCTCGCAAAGCTGCTCCCAGGCAGCCAGTGGCCATTTTAATCCCAGAGCTGGGGAGTCCActgctcgtgcagtgcattgtgggattccagagGACCCAACAGGagatctccccctcccatccaggcTCTGGAACTTGCTGCTGCGCCAGCTGTGTGGGTGCGTAAATGGCAGAGCCCAAAGGAGACTGATcatttgggggaaggcaggtaggatcctgccttcctcccagcccacccaacttcggtcatgagaacaaccttgctGTGTGTTTAATAGAGCCTTGGAATGGCCTACTCAGCCCCATATGACATGGATCTGCCCGCTTAGGACAAAGAACcagatacagtgggtataggaaagaatcaccccctttgatagaccttaaattctggttcccttacatcctgaaatgaaaacacaaagaaaattcccttcaccagctgtacttatccaatgcaacctataacatccaactgaaaaacatcacaattacagtctagaaaaagtgtcagaaacaaaaaacaagaattactgagattgaaaaaggatcacccccccccaatgtcaatattttgttgaaccaccttttgctttaataacagccttgagtctgttgggatacttctctatcaaccttgcacatctagacggagcaatatttgcccactcctccatacagaactgttcaagttcggtcacattggatggtaggtgttggtggactgctatcttcaaatctctccacagattttctatgggatttaggtctgggctctgactgggccacatgaggacgttcacttttttctccttcagccactgtgtggtcaattttgctgtgtgcttcggatcgttgtcatgttgaaaggtgaatcttctgcccatcctcaactgtctggcagagggtagcaggttttcttccagaatctgacggtattttgccccatccatttttccttctaccctaatgagagccccagtccctgaggcagagaaacacccccacaacaggatgctgccacctccatgcttcactgtaggtatggtgtgttgtggatggtgagctgcgttggatttacaccaggtgtactgtttggtgttgaggccaaatagttcaatcttggtctcatctgaccataagacctttttccatttggcatcagaatcttcaaggtgccttctggcaaagctcaaacgagctttaatgtggcctttcttgagaagtggctttctccttgcgaccctcccgaacgagccacatctgtggagcgctcgtgaaattgttgtcacatgcacagaacaaccactctttgccatgaagtcctttaactccttcagagtggccattggcctcttggtaacctctcttatcagttgcctccttgctcttccatccagtttggagggccgaccggatccagggaggatagcagtccaccaacacctaccatccaatgtgaccgaacttgaacagttctgtatggaggagtgggcaaatattgctccgtctagatgtgcaaggttgatagagaagtatcccaacagactcaaggctgttattaaagcaaaaggtggttcaacaaaatattgacattgggggggggggtgatcctttttcaatctcagtaattcttgttttttgtttctgacactttttctagactgtaattgtgatgtttttcagttggatgttataggttgcattggataagtacagctggtgaagggaattttctttgtgttttcatttcaggatgtaagggaaccagaatttaaggtctatcaaagggggtgattctttcctatacccactgtaactgtgagatGGTAAGAAATAATAGACATGAACAGAAAATATACAGTTATAATGACTTTTAAATATATAGTGAAAAAGAGATCTCACTTGTGACATATTTCCAGTCTCTTTGGTGAAAAGAGAGAAGGTGATATTCATACTTTCAGGAGACGCAGGTAAGGGCAACAGTTGTCTCCCAGGTATTCCTGACCAAGGCGGTTTATCAGAAAAGCAGCCAATCCTTTCATAGCAGACTTCATTGGCTAGAGAATACGCAAAGCATATCATTAATATCTGAGGGATCACCACTATTCCGAATGGAACAAGGACCATTAACCCTTATTATAATTTAAAATGCTGGTGTTTCAGACCTTTCCCATTATCTGTACTAACAGACATCCACTTGAAAGTAACGTCACTGgcttatattcattcattcattcattccatttatatcctgctcttcctccatggaacccagagcagttgcatggttgtttatcctcacaacaaccctgtgatgtaggttaggctgagagatgcatgactggcccagagtcacccagtgagtttcttggctgagtggggatttgaagtcaggtctccctggtcctagtccatcactctaaccactat of the Hemicordylus capensis ecotype Gifberg chromosome 3, rHemCap1.1.pri, whole genome shotgun sequence genome contains:
- the LOC128352213 gene encoding pancreatic lipase-related protein 2-like isoform X1, with product MITKVWIAALFFFGTGQANEVCYERIGCFSDKPPWSGIPGRQLLPLPASPESMNITFSLFTKETGNMSQEISATNISTIRNSYFSPLRKTRFVIHGYTSTGKYGWVVELCLLLVKVENINCIAVDWEDGAKCTYFIASSNTRVLGAEIAYLINTFTKMYAYCPAHIHLIGHSLGAHTAGEAGRRLRGVNRIFPGLGRITGLDPAGLCFEGFPPMVRLDPSDAEFVDVIHTNAGSFPTIGYGMVNATGDLDFYPNGGTTMSGCDKTTPLIEMDPEGFVKELRSVGNCHHSRSYEYYRYSILFPEGFLGYPCESYKSFEEGQCFPCPREGCPFMGHYADKFRYKRRKNNSKYYLNTAPEEPFTSWRYNISVKLSGMKNVRGEINIAFYSKDGTGKDYPIVSGRLNRGDIYSKLTDVEINPENAGRVEFLWHKKAFTLLWAELGAERVRLVYGKDGHESFLCGSGTVRDEVSQILTPC
- the LOC128352213 gene encoding pancreatic lipase-related protein 2-like isoform X2, with product MNITFSLFTKETGNMSQEISATNISTIRNSYFSPLRKTRFVIHGYTSTGKYGWVVELCLLLVKVENINCIAVDWEDGAKCTYFIASSNTRVLGAEIAYLINTFTKMYAYCPAHIHLIGHSLGAHTAGEAGRRLRGVNRIFPGLGRITGLDPAGLCFEGFPPMVRLDPSDAEFVDVIHTNAGSFPTIGYGMVNATGDLDFYPNGGTTMSGCDKTTPLIEMDPEGFVKELRSVGNCHHSRSYEYYRYSILFPEGFLGYPCESYKSFEEGQCFPCPREGCPFMGHYADKFRYKRRKNNSKYYLNTAPEEPFTSWRYNISVKLSGMKNVRGEINIAFYSKDGTGKDYPIVSGRLNRGDIYSKLTDVEINPENAGRVEFLWHKKAFTLLWAELGAERVRLVYGKDGHESFLCGSGTVRDEVSQILTPC